Proteins encoded by one window of Rhodobacteraceae bacterium IMCC1335:
- a CDS encoding FAD-binding protein — protein sequence MDQLVSDLGQIVGPSHVLTGTDMARYSSDWLHQYKWQPRAIIRPATAEQVSEVVKLANRMKIPLVPMGGNTGLAGGTCGEAALVLSLERMAAIREIRPKSKVAIVEAGVILSNLHAAADAEDLLFPLTFGARGSATLGGVLSTNAGGSNVLRYGNTRDLCLGLEVVLPNGEIMNLMSELHKDNSGYNLKHLMIGAEGTLGIITAAVMKLQAKPKVYATAMIATTSLGSALTLLNDLQHATGGAVEAFEYMPRFYMEQHQKLFPNARQPFAQVHDTNILIELASTSADLAAQDAAGQSKLMQQFEALLAAHLEAGAILDAVVAQNQAQRVAFWERREQAAEVTASHPRLVNNDIALPLESVAAFLDLMKTRLAAIDPQAEALVVSHLGDGNVHYAVWPASHDKAVHDDIIEAVEDVTLSMGGSFSAEHGIGLTKLPSMRRRKNKAALQAMRAIKHSLDPNNIMNPGKVVPAAN from the coding sequence ATGGATCAACTGGTTTCTGATTTGGGGCAGATCGTTGGGCCAAGCCATGTTTTGACCGGCACAGATATGGCGCGCTATAGCAGCGATTGGCTTCATCAATATAAATGGCAACCCCGGGCGATCATTCGCCCAGCAACCGCAGAGCAGGTGTCAGAGGTGGTGAAACTGGCCAATCGGATGAAGATTCCACTTGTCCCGATGGGGGGGAATACGGGCCTTGCCGGGGGCACCTGCGGCGAGGCGGCGCTTGTTCTATCGCTAGAGCGGATGGCCGCTATTCGTGAAATTCGGCCCAAATCCAAAGTGGCAATCGTTGAGGCGGGTGTGATTTTATCGAACCTTCACGCCGCAGCAGATGCCGAAGACCTTTTATTTCCGCTGACTTTCGGGGCGCGCGGGTCAGCAACGCTTGGAGGGGTTCTTAGCACCAACGCGGGTGGATCAAACGTTTTGCGCTATGGCAACACGCGCGATCTGTGCCTTGGCCTAGAGGTTGTGCTGCCCAATGGTGAAATTATGAACCTGATGTCAGAGCTGCATAAAGACAATTCTGGCTATAATTTGAAACATTTGATGATCGGTGCTGAGGGCACGCTTGGGATTATCACCGCTGCGGTGATGAAATTGCAGGCAAAGCCCAAAGTATATGCAACCGCAATGATCGCTACTACATCGCTTGGATCCGCGCTGACGCTGCTAAATGATCTGCAGCACGCGACGGGCGGCGCGGTTGAGGCGTTTGAATATATGCCACGGTTTTATATGGAGCAGCACCAAAAGCTGTTTCCAAATGCCCGCCAGCCTTTTGCACAGGTTCATGATACCAATATTTTGATTGAGCTTGCCAGCACCAGCGCGGATTTGGCAGCGCAGGATGCGGCGGGCCAGTCCAAATTGATGCAACAATTTGAGGCGCTGCTGGCAGCGCATCTTGAAGCGGGTGCGATTCTTGATGCGGTGGTGGCGCAGAATCAAGCCCAGCGCGTTGCATTTTGGGAGCGCCGCGAGCAGGCGGCAGAAGTAACGGCCAGCCATCCAAGATTGGTTAATAATGATATCGCGCTTCCGCTCGAGTCTGTTGCGGCGTTTTTAGACCTGATGAAAACACGTCTGGCAGCGATAGATCCGCAGGCTGAAGCTTTGGTGGTCTCGCATTTGGGCGATGGTAATGTGCATTATGCGGTTTGGCCCGCAAGCCACGACAAAGCCGTGCACGATGATATCATCGAAGCGGTTGAAGATGTCACGCTCAGCATGGGGGGCAGCTTTTCGGCCGAACATGGCATTGGCTTAACAAAATTACCGTCGATGCGGCGCCGTAAAAATAAAGCGGCTTTGCAGGCAATGCGGGCGATTAAACACAGCCTTGATCCTAATAATATCATGAACCCAGGCAAAGTGGTGCCCGCGGCGAATTAA
- the hemC gene encoding hydroxymethylbilane synthase — MTQQYPTPASPLRIGTRGSPLALAQAYETRTRLSQAFDIAEEAFEIVVIKTTGDKVLDRPLKEIGGKGLFTREIEDDMLSGKIDIAVHSMKDMPVLQPAGLVLETYLPREDVRDAFVSLHHDDLASLPAGALVGSSSLRRKAQLTHRRPDLEVVEFRGNVQTRLKKLEAGVASCTFLAMAGLNRLNLSHLAKSALDVSDMLPAVAQGAIGIERRADDMRAAAMLEAIHHGPTGQRLAAERAFLAGLDGSCETPIAGLAELKDGQVHLRGEVLRPDGSETLDEAMSAPIEDGALLGTEMANRLLERAGPGFFDWRHA; from the coding sequence ATGACTCAGCAATACCCCACCCCCGCTTCACCGCTGCGCATAGGCACGAGAGGATCCCCTCTGGCGCTTGCCCAAGCCTACGAAACCAGAACACGCCTCTCTCAGGCGTTTGACATTGCAGAAGAGGCGTTTGAGATCGTTGTGATCAAAACCACGGGTGATAAAGTGCTCGACCGACCACTCAAAGAAATCGGTGGCAAGGGCTTGTTCACGCGTGAAATCGAAGACGACATGCTGTCAGGAAAAATTGACATTGCAGTGCATTCAATGAAGGACATGCCGGTTTTGCAGCCCGCTGGTTTGGTTTTGGAAACCTATTTGCCGCGGGAAGACGTGCGCGATGCCTTTGTATCGCTGCATCATGACGATCTGGCCAGCCTGCCCGCGGGCGCTTTGGTCGGCAGTTCATCATTGCGCCGCAAAGCCCAACTCACCCATCGGCGGCCTGATCTTGAAGTGGTGGAATTTCGCGGCAATGTGCAAACCCGTTTGAAAAAACTTGAAGCCGGCGTGGCAAGCTGTACGTTTTTGGCAATGGCAGGTTTAAACCGCTTGAACCTATCACATCTGGCAAAATCAGCGCTTGACGTCTCTGACATGCTGCCGGCGGTTGCACAGGGGGCGATTGGTATAGAACGGCGCGCGGATGATATGCGGGCCGCTGCGATGTTAGAAGCAATTCATCACGGGCCAACAGGGCAACGTTTGGCCGCCGAGCGGGCATTTCTGGCAGGTTTGGATGGATCTTGCGAAACCCCGATCGCGGGTCTGGCCGAGCTAAAGGATGGACAGGTGCATCTACGCGGCGAAGTCTTGCGCCCAGACGGGTCAGAAACCTTGGATGAGGCGATGAGTGCGCCCATCGAAGATGGTGCTTTGCTTGGGACAGAAATGGCCAATAGGTTGCTAGAGCGGGCCGGCCCCGGTTTTTTTGACTGGCGCCACGCATAA
- a CDS encoding uroporphyrinogen decarboxylase, whose translation MAENKKILRALAGEVLETPPIWMMRQAGRYLPEYRATRAEAGDFLSLCYNSELAAEVTLQPIRRYGFDAAILFADILLLPQALGADLWFVTGEGPRLSTLTKSAEFDALKPVSAIHKTLDPVYETVRILSKELPAETTLIGFAGAPWTVATYMIAGRGTPDQAPAHALKRQDRELFERLIDLLTNATIEYLSAQIDAGAEVVKLFDSWAGSLRGDDFKHYALAPARRITQALKQRHPQVPVIAFPREAGDNYIGFAKATGADCVAIDNSVTPEWAASHVQVDGCVQGNLKSSHMVTGGQELIDDTRRIVKALGKGPHIFNLGHGITPDADPENVKLMIETVREGASG comes from the coding sequence ATGGCTGAGAATAAAAAAATACTGCGTGCATTGGCTGGTGAAGTGTTGGAAACACCACCGATTTGGATGATGCGGCAAGCGGGCCGGTATCTTCCTGAGTATAGAGCTACGCGGGCTGAGGCGGGCGATTTCCTCTCACTTTGTTATAACAGTGAGCTAGCCGCAGAGGTGACGTTGCAACCTATTCGCCGTTATGGGTTTGATGCGGCGATTCTCTTTGCCGATATTTTACTGCTGCCACAAGCTTTGGGGGCTGATCTGTGGTTTGTCACCGGAGAAGGACCACGCTTGTCCACCTTAACCAAAAGCGCTGAATTTGATGCGCTGAAGCCGGTTTCGGCAATTCATAAAACCTTGGATCCGGTTTATGAGACGGTGAGAATTCTGTCAAAAGAGCTTCCTGCTGAAACAACGCTGATTGGATTTGCTGGGGCGCCTTGGACCGTTGCGACCTATATGATTGCGGGGCGGGGCACCCCAGATCAGGCGCCTGCACATGCGCTGAAGCGCCAAGACCGAGAATTGTTTGAACGCTTAATTGACCTGCTCACCAATGCGACGATCGAGTATTTAAGTGCCCAGATCGACGCAGGGGCCGAAGTTGTGAAGCTTTTTGACAGTTGGGCGGGATCCTTGCGCGGAGATGATTTTAAACATTATGCTTTGGCGCCGGCGCGCCGCATAACGCAAGCTCTAAAGCAACGTCACCCGCAGGTGCCGGTGATCGCCTTTCCCCGCGAGGCTGGTGATAATTATATCGGTTTTGCAAAGGCAACCGGCGCGGATTGCGTGGCGATTGACAATTCGGTTACACCGGAATGGGCTGCCAGCCATGTGCAAGTTGATGGCTGTGTGCAGGGCAATTTGAAATCCTCGCATATGGTGACGGGGGGGCAAGAGCTTATTGATGACACGAGGCGAATCGTAAAAGCGCTGGGCAAGGGGCCTCATATTTTCAATTTAGGGCATGGGATCACACCGGACGCAGATCCAGAAAATGTGAAGTTGATGATCGAGACCGTGCGCGAAGGGGCGTCTGGTTAA
- a CDS encoding ATP-binding cassette domain-containing protein, which yields MSDILQISGLSKFYANGFHALKNINLNVHEAEILALLGPNGAGKTTLISTICGISRFSAGSVKMAGYDIVQQYRAARSLIGLVPQELALEPFETVENTLRFSRGLFGKAPDEGYLSSLLEALSLSDKKTAQIRTLSGGMKRRLSIAKALSHQPRLLFLDEPTAGVDVELRKDMWALVERLRASGVTIILTTHYIEEAEAIADRIGIIDQGALQLVEAKDSLMQRLGKKQLQIDLLRPLPILPPPLLALGVTLAADGLSLIYQYDLTGAGPEIEKLFSEILALGLKVKDLKTGESSLEEIFLQLVSEAA from the coding sequence ATGTCGGATATTTTGCAAATCAGCGGCCTGTCGAAATTTTACGCGAACGGGTTTCACGCGCTCAAAAATATAAATTTGAACGTTCACGAGGCAGAGATTTTGGCGCTTCTTGGGCCGAATGGGGCGGGTAAAACCACTTTAATCTCAACAATTTGTGGCATCTCGCGGTTCAGCGCGGGTTCGGTAAAAATGGCCGGTTATGATATCGTGCAGCAATATCGCGCTGCGCGCAGTTTGATCGGTTTGGTGCCGCAAGAACTGGCCTTGGAGCCTTTTGAAACGGTGGAAAATACGCTGCGCTTTTCGCGTGGTTTGTTCGGTAAAGCACCAGATGAGGGGTATCTGTCTTCATTGCTAGAGGCGTTGTCATTATCTGATAAAAAAACGGCCCAAATCCGAACCTTATCGGGGGGGATGAAACGCCGGTTGAGCATTGCCAAGGCCTTGAGCCACCAACCGCGCCTGTTGTTTTTAGATGAACCGACAGCCGGTGTGGATGTTGAATTGCGCAAAGATATGTGGGCGCTGGTTGAGCGGCTGCGCGCCAGCGGCGTAACGATCATTCTTACCACGCACTATATCGAAGAGGCCGAAGCCATCGCAGATAGGATAGGGATTATCGATCAAGGTGCGTTGCAACTGGTCGAGGCAAAAGACTCGTTGATGCAGCGGCTGGGTAAAAAACAGTTGCAGATCGATTTGTTGCGCCCATTACCAATACTGCCGCCGCCGCTTTTGGCTTTGGGTGTGACCTTGGCTGCGGATGGTCTGTCGTTGATTTACCAATATGATTTGACGGGGGCTGGACCGGAGATCGAAAAGCTGTTTTCGGAAATTTTGGCCTTGGGGCTCAAAGTCAAAGATCTTAAAACAGGCGAATCATCTTTGGAAGAAATCTTCCTACAGCTGGTCAGCGAGGCGGCATGA
- a CDS encoding ABC transporter permease, protein MNFHSVKAIYKFEMQRFFRTILQSFVSPVLSASLYFIVFGAAMGSRISQVEGIAYGSFIVPGLIMLTVITQAISNGAFGIYFPKFIGSIYEVLSAPISAAEIVVGYVGAAATKAIFTGLVILLTSLLFVDLTIIHPLAMLFFLVMTSIAFALLGFIVGIWAGNFEQLQMVPMLIITPLVFLGGTFYSISMLPPFWQTISLFNPVVYLVSAFRWCFFGTADVPIMVSLLAVFGFILLCFAAIMWIFRTGWRVRS, encoded by the coding sequence ATGAATTTTCACTCGGTAAAAGCCATTTATAAATTTGAAATGCAGCGGTTTTTTCGTACAATTCTGCAGAGCTTTGTCTCGCCGGTTTTATCCGCTTCGCTCTACTTTATCGTGTTTGGCGCCGCCATGGGCAGCCGGATTTCGCAGGTTGAGGGTATTGCCTATGGCAGCTTTATTGTGCCGGGTTTGATCATGTTAACGGTGATTACACAGGCCATTTCAAATGGTGCTTTTGGAATATATTTTCCAAAATTCATTGGCAGTATCTATGAGGTGCTGTCAGCGCCGATCAGCGCTGCGGAAATCGTGGTGGGATATGTTGGCGCTGCGGCCACCAAGGCGATCTTTACCGGTCTGGTTATTCTGTTGACCTCATTATTATTTGTTGACCTGACGATCATACATCCTTTGGCCATGCTGTTTTTCCTTGTGATGACCAGCATCGCCTTCGCTTTATTGGGCTTTATTGTCGGCATCTGGGCGGGTAATTTTGAACAATTGCAAATGGTACCGATGCTGATCATCACCCCTTTGGTGTTTTTGGGCGGAACGTTTTATTCGATTTCCATGCTGCCCCCGTTTTGGCAGACGATCTCCTTGTTTAATCCCGTGGTCTATTTGGTATCTGCGTTTAGGTGGTGCTTTTTTGGAACCGCGGACGTGCCCATCATGGTCAGCTTGCTAGCAGTTTTTGGCTTCATTTTATTGTGTTTTGCCGCGATTATGTGGATTTTTAGAACGGGTTGGCGGGTGCGCAGCTAA
- a CDS encoding S49 family peptidase — protein MKFKLPFVKAKKSVAVVHLSGVISGGSRGQLNDKALAPVLEKAFSKGKPDAVALVINSPGGSPVQSSLIGARIRRLAAENSLPVFAFVEDVAASGGYWLAVTADEIYVDDSSILGSIGVISAGFGAHDLLQRYGIERRVYTAGASKSTLDPFKPEKPEDVDRLKKLLEQIHGVFIAHVTKQRGAKLSDDKDLFTGEIWVGEEAVSVGLADGLGHLVPVMKQRFGENVKFRTYGQKKGVLQRFSSSLVQSADLYFEERAAFGRFGL, from the coding sequence ATGAAGTTTAAACTACCTTTTGTGAAAGCCAAAAAATCCGTTGCTGTGGTGCATCTCTCTGGGGTGATTTCGGGTGGATCACGCGGCCAGTTGAATGATAAGGCGCTGGCGCCTGTTTTGGAAAAAGCGTTCAGCAAAGGCAAACCGGATGCGGTGGCGCTGGTGATCAACTCGCCCGGCGGTTCGCCGGTACAATCGTCTTTAATCGGTGCGCGGATCCGCCGGTTGGCGGCTGAAAACAGCCTTCCAGTGTTTGCTTTTGTGGAAGATGTAGCAGCCTCAGGTGGCTATTGGTTGGCCGTCACCGCCGATGAAATCTACGTAGATGACAGTTCAATTTTGGGCTCAATCGGCGTTATTTCGGCTGGCTTTGGAGCGCATGATCTCTTGCAGCGCTATGGGATTGAACGGCGCGTTTATACCGCAGGCGCTTCAAAATCGACATTGGATCCTTTTAAGCCGGAAAAACCCGAAGATGTTGATCGGTTGAAAAAACTACTTGAGCAGATACACGGCGTTTTTATCGCGCATGTCACCAAGCAGCGTGGCGCTAAATTGAGCGATGATAAAGATTTGTTTACGGGTGAAATTTGGGTGGGTGAAGAAGCTGTATCCGTCGGCCTAGCGGATGGGCTTGGCCATCTGGTGCCGGTGATGAAACAGCGTTTTGGCGAAAACGTGAAATTTCGAACATACGGGCAGAAAAAAGGCGTCTTGCAAAGGTTTTCATCCTCGCTTGTCCAATCTGCGGATCTGTATTTTGAAGAAAGGGCGGCGTTTGGCCGCTTTGGTTTGTGA
- a CDS encoding calcium/sodium antiporter, translating to MMTWLLSALALIILVMSGDFLVKGAVALSDRLGIPAFIVGLTIVAFGTSAPELLISIQAVLSGVPGIAIGNVVGSNTANILMVLGLPALMFGLDAAQTDLRKNYALMIGGSLLFIYLASLGVFSYGSGMILLTALAVVLGLALRDALQEPMRAEAAEIGLEGGGAQDVVLPAWKITGLIGIGLLGLPYGANLLVNNATEIARSYQISETTIGLTLVALGTSLPELATTLASAIRRQADVALGNVIGSNVFNLLAIMGVTAFVGPIPVSPQLLSVDLWVMLAASLSLAPFVVYRLRINRLVGALLTAAYLVYVWLVVM from the coding sequence CTGATGACCTGGCTGCTCTCTGCATTGGCGCTGATCATCTTGGTGATGTCTGGAGATTTTCTGGTTAAAGGCGCCGTTGCGCTCAGCGATCGGCTTGGGATTCCGGCATTTATCGTTGGATTGACCATTGTGGCTTTTGGAACATCAGCGCCCGAGCTTTTGATTTCTATTCAAGCGGTGCTGTCTGGGGTGCCAGGAATTGCCATCGGGAATGTGGTGGGATCAAATACAGCAAATATTCTGATGGTTTTGGGGTTGCCTGCATTGATGTTTGGGCTTGATGCGGCACAGACAGATTTAAGAAAAAACTACGCGCTCATGATCGGTGGCAGCCTCTTGTTTATTTATTTGGCGTCGCTTGGGGTGTTTTCCTATGGCAGCGGGATGATTTTGCTGACGGCGCTGGCAGTCGTGCTGGGGTTGGCTTTACGCGATGCGCTGCAGGAGCCAATGCGTGCAGAGGCGGCTGAAATCGGCCTTGAGGGCGGCGGCGCGCAAGATGTAGTGCTGCCGGCTTGGAAAATAACAGGGTTGATCGGCATCGGGTTGCTTGGGTTGCCCTATGGAGCAAATCTTTTGGTGAATAATGCCACTGAAATTGCCCGCAGCTATCAAATCAGCGAAACCACCATCGGGTTGACCTTGGTTGCCTTGGGAACGTCGCTGCCTGAATTGGCAACTACTTTGGCTAGCGCGATACGCAGGCAAGCGGATGTGGCGCTTGGCAATGTGATCGGATCCAACGTTTTTAACCTGTTGGCAATTATGGGCGTTACCGCTTTTGTGGGCCCGATTCCGGTTTCCCCGCAGCTTTTATCGGTTGATCTTTGGGTGATGCTGGCTGCCTCTTTGAGCCTTGCCCCCTTTGTGGTTTACCGATTGCGGATCAACCGCTTGGTGGGCGCGCTCTTGACTGCCGCATATCTGGTCTATGTTTGGTTGGTGGTTATGTAA
- a CDS encoding SDR family oxidoreductase, whose translation MRALVTGAGKRLGRAMALYLADRGYDVAVHFASSEIAAKSLVHEIIAKGRQSIALQADLLQEDQVETLIDRAVHGLGGNLTCLINNASIFEYDTLASATRRSWDRHIESNLRAPFVLTQCFARQAPRAVQDDQGEPLAQALVINMLDQRVRKLTPEFSSYSIAKMGLWALTQTAAQGLAPDIRVNAIGPGPTLQGARQSADHFQEQRKHTVLGRGANASDITAALGYFLDASAVTGQLICADGGQHLAWKTPDVLGVE comes from the coding sequence ATGCGGGCTTTGGTAACGGGTGCAGGAAAACGGCTTGGGCGCGCAATGGCGCTCTATCTTGCAGATCGTGGCTATGACGTGGCTGTGCATTTTGCCAGCTCTGAAATAGCCGCAAAGAGCCTTGTGCATGAGATTATCGCCAAAGGCCGGCAATCCATCGCGTTACAGGCCGATTTGCTACAAGAAGATCAAGTTGAAACTCTGATTGATCGGGCGGTACACGGCCTTGGGGGCAATTTAACCTGCCTGATCAATAATGCCTCTATTTTTGAATATGACACGCTGGCAAGCGCCACGCGGCGCAGTTGGGATCGCCATATTGAAAGCAATTTACGGGCACCATTTGTATTAACGCAATGTTTTGCGCGACAGGCCCCCCGCGCCGTTCAGGATGACCAAGGAGAGCCTTTGGCGCAGGCTTTGGTGATCAATATGTTGGACCAACGCGTGCGCAAATTGACGCCCGAATTTTCCAGCTATTCCATCGCTAAAATGGGTCTTTGGGCTTTAACGCAAACGGCCGCGCAGGGTTTGGCCCCTGATATTCGGGTGAATGCGATTGGGCCCGGGCCGACTTTGCAGGGCGCGCGCCAATCGGCGGATCATTTTCAAGAACAGCGGAAACACACGGTTCTGGGGCGCGGCGCAAATGCGTCTGATATCACCGCCGCTTTGGGGTATTTTTTGGATGCTTCCGCGGTTACGGGGCAGTTGATTTGCGCAGATGGGGGCCAACATTTGGCTTGGAAAACGCCAGATGTGCTTGGGGTTGAGTAA
- the uvrC gene encoding excinuclease ABC subunit UvrC, whose amino-acid sequence MAYTGYALIQKYIKSLETSPGVYRMLDDQSRVLYVGKARNLRARVSSYARPTGHSARIARMISETTQMMFLTTQTETEALLLEQNLIKQLKPRYNVLLRDDKSFPNILVTTEHDFPQIKKHRGAKSEKGAYYGPFAGAGAVNRTLAQLQRVFLLRNCSDAMFESRTRPCLQYQIKRCSGPCVERVSKQEYGAAVQDAQKFLSGKSTQIQETLATSMAQASEAMEFERAAALRDRIRALTQVQTTQGINPRSVSEADIIALHLEGGQACVQVFFIRANQNWGNRDFYPRISADMGHDEVLEAFLGQFYASKEPPRQILLSHGFDDMDLMTELLSDKRGRRVEILVPQRGEKQELISGALRNAKESLARKLAETAMQTKLLRGVAELFELESPPKRIEVYDNSHIQGSSAVGAMIVAGPDGFSKNNYRKFNIRGDDLTPGDDFGMMKEVLTRRFKRLVKEDPARQSGDWPDLLVIDGGAGQVSAVAQIMAEFGVQDIPMVGVAKGVDRNLGKEEFYRIGKPVFGLPRNDPVLYFIQRMRDEAHRFAIGSHRAKRSKAIGASPLDEIAGVGGARKRALLAHFGSAKAVGRANLADLKAVEGVSASLAQKIYDFFHEKG is encoded by the coding sequence ATGGCATATACAGGCTACGCGCTGATACAAAAGTATATAAAATCGCTGGAAACCTCGCCGGGCGTCTATCGGATGCTCGATGATCAATCGCGCGTGCTTTATGTGGGCAAAGCACGCAACCTTAGGGCACGCGTGTCCAGTTATGCGCGCCCAACCGGACATTCGGCGCGCATTGCGCGTATGATCTCTGAAACAACGCAGATGATGTTTTTAACCACGCAGACCGAGACCGAAGCATTGCTGCTTGAGCAAAATTTAATCAAGCAGTTAAAACCGCGTTATAATGTTTTGCTGCGCGATGATAAATCTTTTCCCAACATCCTTGTGACCACAGAGCATGATTTTCCCCAAATTAAAAAGCACCGCGGCGCAAAAAGTGAAAAGGGGGCGTATTATGGCCCTTTTGCCGGGGCAGGGGCGGTCAATCGTACACTCGCTCAGTTACAACGGGTGTTCTTGTTGAGAAACTGTTCAGATGCGATGTTTGAAAGCCGCACCCGCCCCTGTCTGCAATATCAAATCAAACGCTGCAGCGGCCCCTGCGTGGAGCGCGTGTCCAAGCAAGAATATGGTGCCGCCGTGCAGGATGCCCAAAAATTCTTATCGGGCAAATCAACGCAAATTCAGGAAACGCTCGCCACTAGCATGGCGCAGGCCTCTGAGGCAATGGAGTTTGAACGAGCGGCCGCGCTGCGCGACCGCATTCGCGCCTTAACGCAGGTGCAGACCACGCAGGGCATCAACCCGCGCAGCGTCAGCGAAGCCGATATAATCGCCTTGCATCTTGAGGGGGGGCAGGCCTGCGTGCAGGTGTTTTTCATTCGCGCCAATCAAAATTGGGGAAACCGTGATTTTTACCCGCGCATCAGCGCCGATATGGGCCATGATGAAGTTCTAGAGGCGTTTTTGGGCCAATTTTATGCCAGCAAAGAGCCGCCGCGGCAGATTCTGCTTTCGCATGGGTTTGACGATATGGATCTGATGACTGAACTGCTCAGCGATAAACGCGGCCGGCGGGTGGAAATTTTGGTACCCCAGCGCGGTGAAAAGCAAGAGCTGATTTCTGGCGCGTTGCGCAATGCAAAAGAAAGTTTGGCGCGCAAACTCGCCGAGACAGCGATGCAAACCAAATTGTTGCGTGGTGTTGCAGAACTGTTTGAGCTTGAGTCCCCGCCAAAACGGATCGAAGTGTATGATAACTCGCATATTCAAGGCAGTTCTGCGGTTGGGGCGATGATTGTTGCAGGCCCGGATGGGTTTTCCAAAAACAATTATCGTAAATTCAATATACGCGGCGATGATCTGACGCCGGGGGATGATTTTGGGATGATGAAAGAAGTGCTGACGCGGCGGTTTAAGCGCTTGGTCAAAGAAGACCCGGCGCGGCAAAGCGGGGATTGGCCTGATTTACTGGTGATTGATGGTGGTGCGGGGCAAGTCTCGGCCGTGGCGCAGATCATGGCCGAGTTTGGCGTGCAAGATATTCCGATGGTCGGCGTTGCAAAAGGCGTTGATCGCAATTTGGGTAAGGAAGAGTTTTACCGCATTGGCAAGCCAGTCTTTGGTTTGCCGCGCAATGATCCGGTTTTATACTTCATTCAACGCATGCGCGATGAGGCTCATCGCTTTGCCATTGGCAGCCATCGCGCCAAACGCAGCAAAGCCATTGGGGCCTCGCCTTTGGATGAAATTGCCGGTGTCGGTGGCGCACGCAAGCGGGCGCTTTTGGCGCATTTTGGATCGGCAAAAGCCGTGGGGCGTGCCAATTTGGCCGATCTGAAAGCGGTTGAGGGTGTATCGGCCTCTTTAGCGCAGAAGATCTATGATTTTTTCCACGAAAAAGGCTGA
- a CDS encoding peptidase T4, whose protein sequence is MTPGPKNLITDIAGIMVGNAEDQRLKSGVTVLRAAQRFTAAYAVMGGAPGTRETDLLEPDKSLQQIDALVLSGGSVYGLDAASGVVERLRAQQAGFAVTGTQVPIVPAAILFDLNNGGEKEWALSPYPALGRQAFDNLSAEFQLGSVGAGCGATTGRLKGGLGSASFILSNGIHVGAIMAVNAVGNATGEDLRHFWAGPFEANGEFGGLGGPQAEPQAHNFKLKNLGPLVEGENTTIGIVATDASLSKAAAKRLAISAHDGVARALIPSHMPQDGDLIFAAATGSAQRQLSPTDMAELCHGASLCVARAIARAIYHAEKAPNDRLPTWQDCNR, encoded by the coding sequence ATGACACCAGGACCCAAAAACCTGATCACAGATATCGCGGGCATAATGGTGGGCAATGCCGAAGACCAGCGGCTGAAATCCGGCGTCACGGTGCTGCGCGCCGCGCAGCGCTTTACCGCCGCTTATGCGGTGATGGGCGGTGCGCCGGGCACGCGCGAGACGGATCTGCTGGAACCGGATAAATCTTTGCAACAGATTGATGCTTTGGTGCTGTCGGGTGGCTCTGTCTATGGTCTGGATGCGGCCAGCGGTGTGGTCGAGCGTTTGCGCGCCCAGCAGGCGGGGTTTGCGGTTACTGGCACGCAGGTTCCAATTGTTCCAGCAGCGATTCTGTTTGATCTCAACAATGGCGGCGAAAAAGAATGGGCGCTATCGCCCTATCCCGCGTTAGGGCGTCAGGCTTTTGACAATTTGAGCGCGGAATTCCAACTGGGCAGCGTGGGCGCGGGATGCGGTGCCACCACAGGGCGCCTAAAAGGCGGCCTTGGCTCAGCCTCGTTCATTCTGTCAAATGGAATTCATGTGGGCGCAATCATGGCGGTCAACGCCGTCGGCAATGCAACAGGCGAAGATTTACGGCATTTCTGGGCGGGGCCTTTCGAGGCAAATGGTGAATTTGGCGGATTGGGCGGGCCACAAGCCGAGCCACAGGCGCATAATTTTAAGCTGAAGAACCTTGGCCCCTTGGTTGAGGGAGAAAATACCACAATCGGAATAGTCGCCACGGATGCTAGCCTCAGCAAAGCAGCAGCCAAACGCCTTGCCATCAGCGCCCATGATGGTGTGGCGCGCGCGCTCATTCCTTCGCATATGCCCCAAGATGGCGATTTGATCTTTGCAGCGGCAACGGGATCAGCGCAGAGGCAATTGAGTCCAACCGACATGGCCGAGCTGTGTCATGGCGCCAGTCTTTGCGTTGCGCGCGCCATCGCGCGGGCCATATATCATGCTGAAAAAGCGCCCAATGACCGTTTGCCAACATGGCAAGACTGCAATCGTTAA